The following are encoded together in the Leuconostoc mesenteroides subsp. mesenteroides ATCC 8293 genome:
- the ntdP gene encoding nucleoside tri-diphosphate phosphatase, producing MNVDRPSRGPREGDFITIKSYKHDGSLHRTWRDTMVLKTSENSIIGLNDHTLVTEDDGRRWVTREPAIVYFHKKYWFNIIAMIRDNGVSYYCNLASPYVLDKEALKYIDYDLDIKVFPDGVKHLLDADEYAAHSKKWHYPPEIDKILKAHVKILVDWINEGSGPFSQGYVDVWYTRYQYLMQQRLKDRR from the coding sequence ATGAACGTTGATAGACCCAGTCGTGGACCACGAGAAGGTGACTTCATCACGATCAAAAGCTATAAGCATGATGGCTCGTTGCATCGAACTTGGCGCGATACCATGGTACTAAAGACCAGTGAAAATTCTATCATTGGCCTAAACGATCACACTTTGGTAACGGAAGATGATGGTAGACGATGGGTTACCCGAGAACCTGCTATTGTTTATTTCCATAAGAAATATTGGTTTAACATTATTGCGATGATTCGCGATAATGGTGTATCGTATTATTGTAATTTAGCTTCTCCGTATGTACTCGACAAAGAGGCGCTAAAATATATTGACTACGATTTAGATATTAAAGTTTTTCCTGATGGCGTCAAACATTTACTGGATGCAGATGAATATGCGGCTCATAGTAAAAAGTGGCATTATCCGCCAGAAATCGATAAAATTTTGAAAGCTCATGTCAAAATTTTGGTTGATTGGATAAACGAAGGTTCTGGACCATTCTCACAAGGATATGTTGACGTTTGGTATACACGATATCAATATTTGATGCAACAGCGGTTAAAAGATCGTCGTTGA
- the dapB gene encoding 4-hydroxy-tetrahydrodipicolinate reductase, protein MTKIILAGGFGKLGQAIQDNLNEEYEIVGIVSGHQHESKVPVWTSLSDINVAADIWLDVSTPATVFDNAMYAIEHNMPLVIGATGLSDEQVAILREQSSKGVLIVPNFSLSAVLLMQFSQLAAKYFPDAEIIEAHNPKKVDAPSGTAKQTARLIAKARIAEPTSTKLAPARGEQIDRVPVHAVRLPGYIAQQSVYFGGVDEQLTLTQSTTSRSAFVPGVIRAIEAVKNIDGVVIGLDQII, encoded by the coding sequence ATGACAAAAATAATTTTAGCTGGTGGTTTTGGTAAATTAGGCCAAGCTATTCAAGATAACTTGAATGAAGAATATGAAATTGTTGGTATTGTGAGTGGTCATCAACATGAGAGTAAGGTACCTGTATGGACCTCCTTATCAGATATTAATGTGGCAGCAGATATTTGGCTGGATGTCAGTACCCCAGCAACTGTATTTGACAATGCAATGTACGCAATCGAGCACAACATGCCGCTAGTGATTGGTGCCACTGGTTTGTCTGATGAACAAGTAGCAATACTGCGTGAACAGTCATCAAAAGGCGTTTTAATTGTACCTAACTTTAGTTTATCAGCGGTTTTGTTAATGCAATTCTCACAGTTAGCGGCCAAATATTTTCCTGATGCAGAAATTATTGAAGCGCACAACCCTAAAAAGGTGGATGCACCATCTGGAACGGCTAAGCAAACAGCAAGATTGATTGCAAAAGCCCGCATTGCGGAACCTACATCAACAAAATTAGCGCCAGCTCGCGGCGAACAGATTGATCGTGTGCCAGTTCATGCTGTACGGTTACCTGGCTATATCGCACAGCAAAGCGTTTATTTTGGTGGTGTGGATGAGCAATTAACGCTGACCCAAAGTACAACAAGTCGATCAGCCTTTGTACCAGGTGTAATTCGCGCTATAGAAGCTGTGAAAAATATAGACGGTGTTGTCATCGGATTAGACCAAATTATTTAA
- a CDS encoding GTP pyrophosphokinase, whose amino-acid sequence MDWDHFFIPYIQTVSELKVKLRGLRQQYEKSGEDSSIEFVTGRVKSQASIEEKIVRRHLDENRLALDLQDIAGVRIMTKYVEDIYTVVDLLRQRTDFQILEERDYVSNAKPSGYRSYHLVIEYPVQMYTGELKVLAEIQVRTMAMNFWATVEHDLRYKHGELNEDLANRLTKLSESTFALDQELSEIRAIE is encoded by the coding sequence ATGGATTGGGATCATTTTTTTATACCATATATTCAAACCGTCTCAGAGCTTAAAGTAAAATTACGTGGTTTGCGTCAGCAATACGAAAAATCTGGTGAAGATTCATCAATTGAATTTGTAACTGGTCGTGTAAAGTCTCAAGCCTCAATTGAAGAAAAGATAGTTCGTCGACATTTAGATGAGAATCGGTTGGCTCTTGATTTGCAAGATATTGCCGGTGTTCGTATTATGACAAAGTATGTTGAAGACATTTATACTGTGGTCGATTTGTTGCGTCAAAGGACGGATTTTCAAATTTTAGAAGAGCGTGATTATGTCAGTAATGCTAAACCTTCGGGTTATCGTTCGTATCATCTTGTGATTGAATATCCAGTCCAGATGTATACTGGAGAACTAAAAGTATTGGCAGAGATTCAGGTGCGGACAATGGCGATGAATTTTTGGGCTACTGTGGAACATGATTTACGTTATAAGCATGGGGAGTTGAACGAAGATTTAGCAAATCGACTGACTAAACTATCCGAATCAACTTTTGCTTTAGATCAAGAACTTAGTGAGATAAGAGCAATAGAATGA
- the mgtE gene encoding magnesium transporter, translating into MEEKSEQLHQNIAHLSDLLHSGQDEAFVTSFNALHDFEMGQVYSGLPEQLRAVAWRLLDNETLATVFDNIDVDDEDIDDLLQEMPPQKAVQILRNMYADNEVDLLQEMPTRLVATYLSLMPKDEAEDIRKLINYEEQTAGSLMSIEYLAVEADLRVDEVMRLVKQQALEAEAINYVYVLDKQERLVGVISLRDLLTHPDDMLVSEITKDRIISVKAGDDQQDVAQIVADYNFISIPVTDDNDRLLGVITVDDIVDVIDEEAVEDYSGLAAVNVSQTDDTAWHSAIKRIPWLIALLLLGMSTATLISSFDGLVRKASILAVFISLITGTAGNAGTQALALAVRRLAVGSSNSAVKNFLSEILAGFLVGTATGFSVFLIVTFWKHNYQLGLAVGIAMAVAIMVANLAGYLIPELIDKLGMDPAVASGPFITTLSDLTSVLIYFNIAQLFISHFTGA; encoded by the coding sequence GTGGAAGAAAAATCAGAACAACTACATCAAAATATCGCTCATCTTTCTGATTTATTGCATTCAGGACAAGATGAGGCTTTTGTGACGTCATTTAATGCGCTACACGACTTTGAAATGGGACAAGTGTATAGTGGATTGCCTGAGCAATTACGTGCAGTAGCATGGCGATTACTTGACAATGAAACATTAGCGACTGTTTTTGATAATATAGATGTTGATGATGAAGATATTGATGACCTCTTGCAAGAAATGCCTCCTCAAAAGGCGGTTCAAATTTTGCGCAATATGTATGCCGATAACGAGGTCGATCTTCTTCAGGAAATGCCAACGCGGTTAGTTGCAACCTACTTAAGCTTAATGCCAAAAGATGAGGCTGAAGATATTCGTAAGCTGATCAATTATGAGGAGCAAACTGCTGGGTCGTTAATGTCAATTGAGTACTTGGCAGTTGAGGCAGATTTGCGTGTTGATGAAGTGATGCGTTTAGTTAAGCAACAAGCACTTGAAGCTGAGGCGATCAACTACGTTTATGTATTGGATAAACAAGAACGGCTAGTTGGTGTTATTTCTCTTCGTGATTTGTTAACACATCCTGATGATATGTTGGTATCGGAAATCACGAAAGACAGAATTATCAGTGTTAAAGCTGGTGATGATCAGCAAGACGTTGCACAAATTGTGGCTGATTATAACTTCATATCCATTCCAGTTACAGATGATAATGACCGATTATTAGGTGTCATTACAGTTGATGATATTGTGGATGTTATTGATGAAGAGGCTGTTGAAGATTATTCTGGATTGGCTGCCGTTAACGTTAGCCAAACAGATGATACGGCGTGGCATTCGGCGATTAAACGTATTCCTTGGCTGATTGCACTTCTTTTATTAGGAATGTCAACGGCTACACTGATTAGTTCATTTGATGGTCTGGTACGAAAAGCGTCAATACTGGCTGTGTTTATTTCTCTGATTACTGGTACAGCTGGTAATGCTGGGACGCAAGCATTGGCTTTGGCTGTCCGGCGCTTAGCTGTGGGAAGTAGTAATAGTGCCGTCAAAAATTTCTTGAGTGAAATTCTTGCAGGGTTTTTAGTAGGGACAGCAACGGGTTTCTCGGTTTTTCTAATTGTTACTTTTTGGAAGCATAATTATCAACTGGGTCTTGCGGTGGGAATCGCGATGGCAGTTGCCATTATGGTAGCCAACCTAGCGGGGTATTTGATCCCTGAACTTATTGATAAATTAGGCATGGATCCGGCGGTAGCAAGTGGTCCATTTATTACAACTTTATCAGATTTAACTTCAGTTCTAATTTATTTTAATATTGCGCAATTATTTATTTCACATTTTACCGGTGCATAA
- a CDS encoding ROK family glucokinase, protein MAKDKLIGVDLGGTTIKFAILTDQGEIQQKWSIKTNILDDGAHIVPDIVESINHHLDLYQLDKERIIGIGMGTPGTVNRETGTVTGAFNLNWKTEQPVKADIEAGTGFTLTIDNDANSAALGEAWKGAGNNDDEVSFITLGTGVGGGLLANGQLIHGTVGAGGEVGHMIVEPDGYLCTCGNRGCLEQYASATGVVHLAQNIAEEYVGSSKLKKMIDNGEEVTSKIVFDLAKQGDFLANKVVDKVAYYLGYATATMSNILNPSAVVIGGGVAAAGEFLRARVEEHWTKFAFPTVRHSTRVKLAELGNDAGVIGAASLARITA, encoded by the coding sequence ATGGCAAAAGATAAACTTATTGGCGTTGATCTTGGTGGTACAACTATCAAGTTTGCAATTTTAACTGATCAAGGTGAAATTCAACAAAAGTGGTCAATTAAAACAAACATTTTGGATGATGGTGCACACATTGTTCCAGATATCGTTGAATCCATTAATCATCATTTAGACTTATACCAATTGGATAAAGAACGCATCATTGGTATTGGTATGGGTACACCGGGAACTGTTAACCGTGAAACAGGTACAGTCACAGGCGCCTTTAACTTAAATTGGAAAACAGAACAACCTGTCAAAGCAGATATTGAGGCAGGAACTGGATTTACTTTGACAATTGATAACGATGCTAACTCTGCTGCTCTTGGCGAAGCATGGAAGGGTGCTGGTAATAATGATGATGAAGTTTCATTCATTACCTTAGGTACCGGTGTCGGTGGTGGATTGTTAGCCAATGGTCAGCTAATCCACGGTACAGTTGGTGCCGGCGGAGAAGTCGGTCACATGATTGTTGAACCTGATGGATACTTGTGCACATGCGGTAATCGTGGCTGCTTAGAACAATATGCTTCAGCTACTGGTGTTGTTCATTTGGCACAAAATATTGCTGAAGAATATGTAGGTAGTTCAAAATTAAAGAAGATGATCGACAATGGAGAAGAAGTCACATCAAAAATTGTCTTTGATTTAGCAAAACAGGGCGACTTTTTGGCAAATAAAGTTGTTGACAAAGTGGCTTACTATTTGGGTTATGCCACAGCTACTATGTCTAATATCTTGAATCCATCAGCCGTTGTTATCGGTGGTGGTGTTGCTGCTGCTGGCGAGTTCTTGCGTGCACGTGTTGAAGAACATTGGACCAAGTTTGCTTTCCCAACAGTTCGTCACTCTACACGTGTAAAGTTAGCGGAGTTAGGTAACGATGCTGGTGTGATTGGTGCGGCGAGTCTAGCTCGAATAACTGCTTAA
- a CDS encoding rhomboid family intramembrane serine protease encodes MKALKEQYQTAPITTIIFLVTTFVFLIELVLSRGTTENSEFLINMGAKWGPYIQLKHEYWRLLTPVFLHAGFLHIVTNMITLWFIGPLVERAFGSTKFFGLYFFGGIIGNIFSYLLAPSSVSVGASTALFAMFGGLILYAIRFKEDPQVKSMGTMLGLFVILNLVTGFSSTDIDIWGHIGGLIGGMMFAVMFGFYGRSGKYAIRVRLIMGAITILLIILTFWAGLRI; translated from the coding sequence ATGAAGGCATTAAAAGAACAATATCAAACAGCACCGATAACGACAATTATATTTTTGGTAACTACTTTTGTATTCCTAATTGAGCTTGTATTAAGCCGTGGAACGACGGAGAATAGTGAATTCTTAATTAATATGGGTGCAAAATGGGGACCATATATCCAGTTAAAACATGAATACTGGCGATTGTTAACGCCGGTTTTTCTCCATGCTGGTTTTTTACACATTGTCACTAATATGATCACTTTATGGTTTATTGGACCACTTGTTGAACGAGCATTTGGCAGTACAAAATTTTTTGGACTATATTTTTTTGGTGGTATTATTGGTAATATTTTTTCATATTTATTGGCGCCGTCGAGTGTTTCTGTAGGTGCATCTACAGCACTTTTTGCCATGTTTGGTGGACTAATTTTGTATGCCATTCGTTTTAAAGAAGATCCGCAAGTTAAGTCGATGGGAACAATGTTGGGGCTCTTTGTCATTTTGAATTTAGTCACAGGATTTTCATCAACGGATATTGATATATGGGGGCACATCGGTGGCTTAATCGGTGGGATGATGTTTGCGGTAATGTTTGGTTTCTATGGGCGCAGTGGGAAATACGCTATTCGAGTGCGCTTAATCATGGGCGCTATAACAATATTGCTGATTATTTTAACTTTTTGGGCAGGTTTAAGAATATGA
- a CDS encoding NAD kinase — translation MKIAIFNNHAEHSVIIAKKLILAMKKNNVDIDDRNPDIVVSVGGDGTLLGAFQKYVDQTESVRFVGLHTGHLGFYTDWLSTELDQFVDSLIHDNGQKVSYPLLELTVVRTSGESYKFLALNEAVIKQPIGTLVADIYLGGQAFERFRGDGIAVATPTGSTAYNKANGGAVLHPSLPAIQMSEIASINNRVFRTLGSPLIVPQDQEIVMKPKSNHFLVMYDQEEIKGHNITELRFKVSEKRVHFAQYRHVDFWRRVQNAFISEIE, via the coding sequence ATGAAAATCGCAATTTTCAATAATCATGCTGAACATAGCGTGATTATTGCCAAAAAATTAATACTGGCAATGAAGAAAAATAATGTCGATATTGATGATAGAAATCCGGATATTGTCGTTTCCGTTGGTGGGGATGGCACGCTTTTGGGCGCTTTTCAAAAGTATGTTGATCAAACAGAAAGCGTGCGTTTTGTTGGCCTTCATACAGGTCATTTGGGGTTTTATACGGATTGGTTAAGCACGGAGCTTGACCAGTTTGTTGATAGTTTAATCCATGATAACGGCCAAAAAGTTAGTTACCCACTACTCGAGCTGACTGTTGTGAGAACTAGTGGTGAATCTTACAAATTTTTAGCGCTTAATGAAGCGGTTATAAAGCAACCTATTGGCACTTTAGTTGCCGACATATATTTAGGTGGCCAGGCCTTTGAGCGTTTTCGTGGAGATGGTATTGCTGTTGCAACGCCAACTGGATCAACAGCTTATAATAAGGCTAATGGTGGTGCAGTGCTACATCCGAGCTTGCCAGCAATTCAAATGTCTGAAATAGCCTCAATTAATAACCGAGTATTTCGAACCTTAGGTTCACCGCTAATTGTGCCACAAGATCAAGAAATTGTGATGAAACCAAAAAGCAATCATTTTTTGGTTATGTATGACCAAGAAGAGATTAAAGGGCACAATATTACTGAACTACGCTTTAAGGTCTCTGAAAAAAGGGTCCATTTTGCTCAATATCGGCATGTGGATTTTTGGCGACGTGTACAGAATGCCTTTATCAGTGAAATTGAATAA
- a CDS encoding YqgQ family protein: MKTFYDVLQYLKEFGVYIHVGKRLWDIELAALEVDNLYKTDILNAKDYATIKLILSHEHTMEVENPSD; encoded by the coding sequence ATGAAAACATTTTATGATGTATTACAATATTTAAAAGAATTCGGTGTGTATATTCACGTTGGTAAGCGTCTGTGGGATATCGAATTAGCAGCACTAGAAGTAGATAATCTCTACAAAACTGACATTTTAAATGCAAAAGATTATGCAACAATTAAGTTAATTTTATCACATGAACACACAATGGAAGTCGAAAATCCAAGTGATTGA
- a CDS encoding DsbA family protein, with product MLSIYHFDTPLSDNCLITEQYLQKISQQIHRSHHLFFVPLINEPILKMIKDDNSSCADEPTDKASLVYRLTLDFKAAQIEGNKKARALLINLQEALTVGHQKYSRNLVINIAKKVGINITDFLYNRNSKETMQAILEDQQLAHGMMPKVQATVAIDDAVDLKTQILTDFSVNDLLPAFLPHISDDDASEKNAEASVNLA from the coding sequence ATGCTATCTATATATCATTTCGATACGCCACTGTCCGATAATTGCTTAATTACAGAGCAATATCTACAAAAAATTAGTCAACAAATTCATCGTTCACATCATCTGTTTTTTGTGCCTTTAATCAATGAACCAATTTTGAAAATGATTAAAGATGATAATTCATCATGTGCTGATGAACCAACAGACAAAGCCAGCTTAGTCTATCGACTCACTCTCGATTTCAAAGCTGCTCAAATTGAAGGTAATAAAAAAGCGCGAGCATTACTCATTAACCTACAAGAGGCGCTAACGGTTGGTCATCAGAAATACTCACGTAATTTAGTAATCAATATTGCTAAAAAAGTGGGCATCAACATCACAGACTTTCTGTATAACCGTAATTCAAAAGAAACGATGCAGGCCATATTAGAAGATCAACAACTAGCTCACGGTATGATGCCAAAGGTTCAGGCTACGGTAGCGATTGATGATGCAGTCGATTTAAAAACACAAATCTTAACTGATTTCTCTGTTAACGATTTGCTACCTGCATTTTTACCCCATATATCAGATGATGATGCATCAGAAAAAAACGCAGAAGCATCAGTTAATTTAGCATAA
- a CDS encoding RluA family pseudouridine synthase, which translates to MKFTWKYSGNEQRKVRTFLQNHGVSHRMFSQMKHNGGAILVNEKPVYTSDYLKNGDIVTIVMPTEKSNDLVVPDYKPLDIIFENEHWLVVDKPYGITTVPGHADRLHTLVNQVKGHLETIKADDLVPHVVTRLDRDTSGIVLLAKHRFAHAVLDQQLQDHTVEKFYLAYPSGILADDHGDINAPIGRMDGDFIKREVRDDGKPSRTEYWVERRYEDDEQNMTRVKVQLHTGRTHQIRVHFANIGHPLVGDTLYGGPAWHGLQRQALHAYHMKFYDPFIEEYREFNTPLPDDLKTLRDIE; encoded by the coding sequence ATGAAATTTACTTGGAAATATAGTGGTAATGAACAGCGTAAAGTGCGTACTTTTTTGCAAAACCATGGCGTTTCACATAGAATGTTTAGCCAGATGAAGCATAACGGCGGCGCAATCTTGGTTAATGAAAAACCAGTTTATACATCCGATTATTTGAAGAATGGTGACATCGTTACGATTGTTATGCCTACGGAAAAAAGTAATGACTTGGTTGTGCCGGACTATAAACCATTAGACATTATATTTGAAAATGAACATTGGCTAGTTGTTGATAAACCATACGGTATAACAACGGTTCCAGGACATGCTGATCGTTTGCATACTTTGGTCAATCAAGTTAAAGGACATCTCGAAACAATTAAGGCTGATGATTTAGTTCCTCATGTTGTTACTCGCCTCGATCGTGATACATCAGGAATTGTCTTATTAGCCAAGCATAGATTTGCCCATGCTGTCTTGGATCAACAATTACAAGACCACACGGTTGAAAAATTTTATTTGGCTTATCCATCAGGAATTTTAGCGGATGATCATGGCGATATTAATGCACCAATTGGTCGCATGGATGGTGATTTTATCAAAAGAGAAGTCCGTGATGATGGCAAACCATCTCGCACAGAATATTGGGTAGAACGTCGTTATGAAGATGATGAACAAAATATGACTCGTGTGAAGGTGCAATTGCATACAGGACGAACACATCAAATTCGTGTTCATTTTGCCAATATAGGGCACCCTTTGGTAGGGGATACTTTGTATGGTGGACCAGCGTGGCATGGATTACAAAGACAAGCGTTGCATGCTTATCATATGAAATTTTATGATCCCTTCATTGAGGAATACCGAGAATTTAATACGCCTTTACCAGACGATTTAAAAACTTTGAGAGATATAGAGTAA
- the recX gene encoding recombination regulator RecX produces MKKITKISIQKKAGRYNIDLDNQFAFGVAESVLIKFGLAKGRELDDELIAEIKHNDSIAKALSIALNFLSHSLHTVKQVKQKMSEKEVSESIQDEVVAQLYEQKYIDDLNYAQHYVSTKKIISPKGPNVIKMDLKQAGVNDDDIETALSDYTHEEQIEIAEKLALKSATTYKRESTRAKKQKIVQALATKGFSFDIAEIVVDRVITENDDEIELENIKRQAEKSWRRYRNEVPSQRIYKTKNSLYTKGYNAELINVVIHELEVSADD; encoded by the coding sequence ATGAAAAAGATAACTAAAATTTCAATTCAAAAAAAAGCGGGTCGCTATAATATTGATCTAGATAATCAATTCGCTTTTGGTGTGGCGGAAAGTGTTCTCATTAAATTTGGTTTGGCGAAAGGGCGAGAATTAGATGACGAATTAATTGCAGAAATTAAGCATAATGATTCCATTGCCAAGGCGTTAAGCATTGCTCTTAACTTCCTTAGCCACTCATTGCACACAGTCAAACAAGTGAAACAGAAAATGAGTGAAAAAGAGGTATCTGAAAGTATTCAGGATGAAGTTGTTGCACAATTATATGAACAAAAATATATCGATGATTTAAATTATGCGCAACACTATGTTTCAACAAAAAAAATTATTAGTCCTAAGGGACCCAATGTTATCAAGATGGATTTGAAGCAGGCAGGTGTTAATGATGATGATATCGAAACAGCATTATCTGATTATACTCACGAGGAGCAAATTGAAATTGCAGAGAAACTTGCTTTAAAATCTGCTACCACATACAAAAGAGAATCAACTCGTGCTAAGAAACAAAAAATTGTACAAGCTTTAGCCACAAAAGGATTCTCTTTTGATATTGCAGAGATTGTTGTTGATAGGGTGATTACAGAAAATGACGATGAAATTGAGTTAGAAAATATCAAGCGTCAAGCGGAAAAAAGCTGGCGACGCTACCGTAACGAAGTACCAAGTCAAAGGATATATAAAACTAAAAATAGTTTGTATACGAAAGGTTATAATGCCGAATTAATTAATGTGGTAATTCATGAGTTAGAAGTATCTGCAGATGATTGA
- the dapA gene encoding 4-hydroxy-tetrahydrodipicolinate synthase yields MYEGINLITAIITPFTVNDEIDYESLEKLIEHLLNHGSQGFVIAGTTGESPTLSFEEKVELTRFIAKQVGNRALLIANAGSNNTKESVEAAKALSKIEHINGILAVTPYYNKPSQAGMIAHFKAIADASEKPVMLYNIPGRTVVGLTVDSVIELAQHPNINAIKETTSTEFVEAEVEGATGFAVYTGEDAMTLSAYTVGGAGTISVASHLYGDEMSELFSAMNAGNWREAGRLQRYLTPRMNALFAYPSPTPVKTKLAEKGFVREAVRLPLIPLSDAEKLHLNELLEK; encoded by the coding sequence ATGTACGAAGGAATTAATTTAATTACGGCAATTATTACGCCTTTTACAGTAAACGATGAGATTGATTATGAGTCATTAGAGAAATTAATTGAACACCTGTTAAATCATGGTTCGCAAGGATTTGTGATTGCAGGAACAACAGGTGAATCTCCAACACTGTCTTTTGAAGAGAAAGTAGAGTTGACACGGTTTATTGCAAAACAGGTTGGTAATCGTGCACTTTTAATTGCTAATGCAGGTTCCAATAATACAAAGGAATCCGTAGAAGCAGCCAAAGCTTTAAGCAAAATCGAGCATATTAACGGCATCTTGGCAGTAACACCGTATTATAATAAGCCAAGTCAAGCTGGTATGATTGCACATTTTAAAGCTATCGCTGATGCATCCGAAAAGCCTGTTATGTTATATAACATTCCTGGTCGTACGGTGGTCGGTCTCACGGTTGATAGTGTGATTGAATTAGCTCAACATCCTAATATTAATGCAATTAAGGAAACAACATCAACTGAATTTGTTGAAGCAGAGGTAGAAGGGGCCACTGGATTTGCAGTCTATACTGGTGAAGATGCAATGACTCTTTCGGCTTACACCGTCGGCGGTGCTGGAACAATTTCGGTAGCTTCACATCTTTATGGTGACGAAATGTCTGAATTGTTTTCTGCTATGAATGCAGGTAATTGGCGCGAAGCTGGGCGTTTGCAACGTTACCTAACCCCACGAATGAATGCCCTATTTGCTTACCCTTCCCCAACTCCAGTTAAGACGAAATTAGCCGAAAAAGGATTCGTACGTGAAGCTGTACGTCTGCCTCTTATTCCTTTAAGTGACGCAGAAAAATTACATTTGAATGAATTATTGGAGAAATAA